In a genomic window of Nodosilinea sp. E11:
- the recN gene encoding DNA repair protein RecN, whose product MLTALHIENFALIDQLDLRLEAGLNVLTGETGAGKSIILDAIDAVLGGKANQRLVRSGSSKALVEATFDVPTDIHAWLAEQDFPAGDGALVLRRELTLGKTLRSRSFLNGSPATRPQLEGLRQKLVEITAQGQTVLLGSGDRQREWLDGFGGAPLMAQRQNVAVAYEAAAQAKKRLEARRKADQQRRDQFELLQMHRQDLEQAQLDDPQELDHLAQEHDRLNHSVDLQQNSYAAYQILYESDAGESACADLLGKAEAILIDMERYDPAIASILAMVSEALTQVEEAGRAINAYGASVEADPQRLEDVEERMRQLKALCRRFSRTLPELVAYRNEVVQSLAELSGEGQSIEALEAEVEKTQRILGDACAQLTALRQGVAQQLETRLVNELKPLAMDRVQFQVELTPSTPTATGADGIRFLFSPNPGEPLQPLAETASGGEMSRFLLALKACFSQVDPVGTLVFDEIDVGVSGRVAQAIAEKLYQLGRQHQVLCVTHQPMVAALADAHFRVGKQVVEAATAKGQKASDTEGERTVVRVMPLSLADRQQELAQLAGGESHQQSLSFAEALLSQADSIREKL is encoded by the coding sequence ATGCTAACGGCCCTGCACATTGAAAACTTTGCCCTGATCGACCAGCTCGATCTGCGGCTTGAGGCGGGGCTAAATGTGCTCACCGGCGAAACCGGGGCGGGCAAATCAATTATTCTCGACGCGATTGATGCCGTTTTGGGAGGCAAGGCCAACCAACGTCTAGTGCGATCGGGCAGCTCGAAGGCCCTGGTCGAAGCGACCTTTGACGTACCCACCGACATTCATGCTTGGCTGGCAGAGCAGGATTTCCCTGCCGGTGATGGGGCCTTGGTGCTGCGGCGAGAGCTGACCCTGGGCAAAACCCTGCGCAGTCGCTCCTTTCTCAACGGCAGCCCCGCCACTCGGCCTCAGCTAGAGGGCCTGCGGCAAAAGCTGGTCGAAATCACCGCCCAGGGGCAGACTGTGCTGCTCGGCTCGGGCGATCGCCAGCGGGAGTGGCTCGACGGCTTTGGCGGTGCTCCTCTCATGGCCCAGCGCCAAAACGTTGCCGTAGCCTACGAGGCCGCTGCCCAGGCCAAGAAACGGCTGGAGGCCCGCCGCAAGGCCGACCAGCAGCGCCGCGACCAGTTTGAACTGCTGCAAATGCACCGCCAAGACCTAGAGCAGGCCCAGCTCGACGATCCCCAAGAGCTAGACCACCTGGCCCAGGAGCACGATCGCCTCAACCACAGCGTTGACCTGCAACAAAACAGCTACGCCGCCTACCAAATTCTCTACGAGAGTGATGCGGGAGAAAGCGCCTGTGCCGACCTGCTGGGCAAGGCCGAGGCCATCTTGATCGATATGGAGCGCTACGACCCGGCCATTGCCTCTATTTTGGCCATGGTCAGCGAAGCCCTCACCCAAGTAGAAGAAGCTGGGCGGGCCATCAATGCCTACGGAGCCAGCGTCGAGGCCGACCCCCAGCGGCTGGAAGACGTCGAAGAACGCATGCGCCAGCTCAAGGCCCTGTGCCGCCGCTTTAGCCGCACCCTGCCCGAGTTGGTGGCCTACCGGAACGAGGTGGTGCAATCCCTTGCCGAGCTATCGGGAGAAGGGCAGTCGATTGAGGCTCTAGAGGCCGAGGTCGAGAAAACCCAGAGGATCTTGGGGGATGCCTGCGCCCAGCTCACCGCCCTGCGCCAGGGCGTTGCCCAACAGCTCGAAACCCGCCTGGTCAACGAACTCAAACCCCTGGCGATGGATCGGGTGCAGTTTCAGGTGGAGCTGACGCCGAGCACTCCTACCGCCACCGGAGCAGACGGCATTCGGTTTTTGTTTAGCCCCAACCCCGGTGAGCCCCTGCAACCCCTGGCGGAGACGGCCTCAGGCGGCGAAATGAGTCGCTTTTTGCTGGCCCTCAAGGCCTGCTTCTCCCAGGTAGACCCAGTGGGCACGCTGGTGTTTGACGAGATCGATGTGGGGGTGTCGGGGCGGGTCGCCCAGGCGATCGCCGAAAAGCTCTACCAGCTCGGTCGCCAGCACCAGGTGCTCTGCGTCACCCACCAGCCCATGGTGGCGGCCCTGGCCGATGCTCACTTTCGGGTGGGTAAGCAGGTGGTAGAGGCGGCTACGGCCAAGGGGCAGAAGGCCAGCGATACTGAGGGCGAACGAACTGTGGTGCGAGTGATGCCCCTGTCGCTGGCCGATCGCCAACAGGAGCTAGCCCAGCTAGCCGGGGGCGAGTCGCACCAGCAGTCGTTGTCCTTTGCGGAGGCGTTGTTGTCCCAGGCAGACAGTATTCGAGAGAAATTGTGA
- a CDS encoding sodium:proton antiporter: MFDSVMDFFIAVEPALEDPAIEEHLRQFCLVLSVSLGVATLSRVFSVLRNIPYTLLLLLVGLGLAVLDVRLINLSPQLILFIFLPPLLFEAAWNLNWKSLKQYSVPVVLYAILGVVICVSALVFGLQAFAGASLATALLVGASLSATDPVSVVALFRELGVDKKLTTVMEGESLFNDGVAVVAFNLLLGIALGLEQFDVSVTIARFLVFVGIGISIGGLIGFGLSFLTQRFDIPLVEQSLTLVSAYGTYLVAEELGGSGVIAVVTTGLILGNFGSRIGMNPRTRLVVSEFWEFLSFFINSIVFLLIGDQVRFQGLIDELDKILIAIALMLAARAVSIFALGALSNAVTGPDMDLPVKGQVILWWGGLRGSVSVALALSVPAMLSERQEVIAIVFGVMLFTLLVQGLTTKPLLEYLNLLGDQPIKLEYNQMTAQRAALTRVMQRLETMKTNQEFDPEFVGYQMALVAGQLDTVKENLAKLEQQNDVIREFASNQLREELLAIEADTYAEFIRAGQLKNSLTPLLEGVLPDRIGESH, translated from the coding sequence ATGTTTGATAGTGTTATGGATTTTTTTATCGCCGTTGAGCCAGCCCTAGAAGACCCGGCGATTGAGGAGCACCTACGCCAGTTTTGCCTGGTGCTGTCGGTGTCGCTGGGGGTAGCCACCCTGTCGCGGGTGTTTAGCGTGCTGCGAAATATTCCTTACACCCTGCTGCTGCTGCTGGTGGGGTTGGGGCTGGCGGTGCTCGATGTGCGCCTGATTAACCTGTCGCCCCAGCTGATTTTATTTATTTTTCTGCCGCCGCTGCTGTTTGAGGCCGCCTGGAACCTCAACTGGAAGAGCCTGAAGCAGTACTCGGTGCCCGTAGTGCTCTACGCCATTCTGGGGGTGGTGATCTGCGTTAGCGCCCTGGTGTTTGGGCTGCAAGCCTTTGCGGGGGCATCGCTGGCCACGGCGCTGCTGGTAGGGGCCAGCCTGTCGGCCACCGACCCGGTGTCGGTGGTGGCCCTATTTCGCGAACTGGGGGTCGATAAAAAACTCACCACCGTCATGGAGGGCGAAAGCCTGTTTAACGATGGCGTTGCGGTTGTGGCCTTTAACCTGCTGCTGGGCATTGCCCTGGGGCTAGAGCAGTTTGACGTATCGGTGACCATCGCTCGGTTTCTGGTGTTTGTCGGCATCGGCATCAGCATTGGCGGGCTGATCGGCTTTGGCCTGTCGTTTCTAACCCAGCGGTTTGACATTCCCCTGGTAGAGCAGTCGTTGACCCTGGTATCGGCCTACGGCACCTACCTGGTGGCGGAGGAACTGGGCGGCTCTGGGGTCATTGCCGTGGTGACCACGGGCCTGATTCTCGGCAACTTTGGCTCCCGGATCGGCATGAACCCCCGCACCCGACTGGTGGTGTCTGAGTTTTGGGAGTTTTTGTCGTTTTTCATCAACTCCATCGTGTTTTTGCTGATTGGCGACCAGGTACGGTTTCAGGGGCTAATCGACGAGCTAGACAAGATCTTGATCGCGATCGCCCTGATGCTTGCCGCCCGCGCCGTCAGCATTTTTGCCCTCGGTGCCCTCAGTAACGCTGTCACCGGCCCCGATATGGATTTGCCGGTCAAGGGGCAGGTGATTCTCTGGTGGGGCGGGTTGCGAGGGTCAGTCTCGGTGGCCCTGGCCCTGAGCGTGCCCGCTATGCTGAGCGAACGCCAGGAGGTAATCGCCATCGTGTTTGGCGTCATGCTGTTTACCCTACTGGTGCAGGGCCTCACGACCAAACCGCTGCTCGAATATCTGAACCTGCTGGGTGACCAGCCAATCAAGCTGGAGTACAACCAAATGACCGCTCAGCGGGCAGCCCTTACGCGGGTGATGCAGCGTTTAGAAACGATGAAAACCAACCAAGAATTTGACCCCGAATTTGTCGGCTACCAGATGGCCCTGGTGGCTGGACAGCTCGATACAGTCAAAGAAAACCTGGCCAAGCTAGAGCAGCAAAACGATGTGATTCGCGAATTTGCCTCAAACCAACTGCGGGAAGAATTGCTAGCGATCGAGGCCGACACCTACGCCGAATTTATTCGCGCCGGGCAACTCAAAAATTCGCTGACACCCCTGTTAGAAGGGGTGCTGCCCGATCGCATTGGTGAATCGCACTAG